In the genome of Ctenopharyngodon idella isolate HZGC_01 chromosome 16, HZGC01, whole genome shotgun sequence, the window GGAAATGCTGACTTGTGACATCAGCTAGATAGATAAAAGAACCAGAGCATCGTCATAGTAATGCAAAGGTTTTTTGTAATAGTTGTTGTTCAtgtggagccccgcacatgacatgcaagaaaaaaattaaatcgtgcgcacgatttactatttcgttccctcgatttactaaatcgtgcgcaagatttataaatcgagggaacgaaatagtaaatcgtgcgcacgatttagtctactatttttttcctgcatgtcatgtccggggctccgtagtttTTGGCATAAAGTGCCACTGACAGTATTTGCCACACTGCAGGCTACTTGATGTTtcttaaattgtatttatatattatgataGGATATGTtgaactgtttttatttgtgctGATTTTAATTgaagtatttattatatattttttagatgGTAACGAGAATCTTGGAGCAAAAAAATCCAAGGCTCTCTTATAATCAGCACATAAATATAATCAGCACATAACACAAGATCTTTGCAGACTGCTGTAGGTAGTTAAATTGattaagaggaaaaaaagaccaTAGTACAATAAtggttgcattttattttacagcacGTGCACTTTcaatgtacttacagtgtacttacccaCAAAAGTACTGAGTAGtgtaaggtaactacatggatTAAGACAAGTTAAGGTTTAAgtgtaggttcagggttagtaccttgTTAGTGTCATTACTACAGTAAGTAGTATGTTCATGTGAaaaaggactgtaaaataaagtgctaccacaATATCATTCTTCTACTAATCtcttctaaatatatatataactattagaataattattgattatgtatttattaaatagtataatgtttaaattacaAACCTAAGTTTGGAATcatcaataaaataaagtttgaacTGAGTTTGcagtttgaaaaaaaagaggattttttttctttttttttttttttctgtgagtgTCTATGTAATCTATGTAAGCAATGACAtgctttaaaataatgattgtaACAGAAAATTGTGTATGCTGTTTCTCCATCACACAGcatgttttcatgttcatataGTGAAGCTCTTGTCTTTGTGTCTCCAAATAGCTCATGAAGGAGACGCATGCCTATTAGGTGGCACTTTCTATCAAAATGGAGAGGTATTCTTTCCGAGCTGCAAATATCAGTGTATCTGTAAGGATGGTCAGATTGGATGTGTGCCACGCTGTAAACTAGATGTGATGCTTCCAGGGCCTGATTGCCCCTTTCCACGGAGGATCCAAGTTCCAGGAGAATGTTGTGAGAAATGGGTGTGTGATTCTCATGCTGAGATCAGTGTACTTGGTGGCTTTGCAATGGCTGGTGAGTAACACAGTTACACAAATCACCCATATACACACTCAGAAACACTCACACTTGGTTTATTGCAGGAATAATTCAcctagaaatgaaaattgtcattatatatatttttgtcttctgtgaaacacacaaaaaaagagatatgcaacgtttgagcttctgttttctataaaaagaaaatgaatagtGCAAAGCTCTTAAAAACCACAATTATAGCAcaataaaagtagtccatatgatttttacattatattccaagtcttcttaAGTCATTTGACTGCTGTCtgttataaacattttaagacTTCGATCTTATCCTGATAGTCTTCCCCTCTGCCATAGTTCTCTTTGGCActtgtaattaaatataaaattggtCCATTAGACACCATTGGTACCATTAGTTTTGCATGTCACTAATTGTAGTTTGACAAGTTGTTGGTATGTAGTGCAcaagttgtatggattacttgaATATATTATTGTATGGAAAACAGAAGCTCTAACATTCTACCGAAATATATTTTAGTCTTtcacaaaataataatgtgGGGTTTGAAcaacagaaatttaattttgtgtgaattatttCTTTACATCATGATATTTTGTACTTCTCAACCTGTTTAATTTGTATCTACCATGTGTATGGCAGCTTACAGGCAGGAAGAGACAGTTGGCATTGACCAGTGGGACTCCAGTGTAAACTGTATTGAGCAGACCACGGAATGGAGTGCCTGCTCAAAAACCTGTGGTATGGGAATGTCCACCAGAGTAACTAATAAGAACCAGCACTGTGAGATGATCAAGCAGAGCAGACTTTGTATGATCAGACCCTGTGAAAGCCTGAACAAGCAGAGAACCACAACAGTACGTCAGCAACTGGATTTTCCCATAAGACTCCTCACCACCTTACTGTAGTCTCACAAAGACTAACAATAACATGTTTGAGTCAGCTCAAAATACTAACTAGATAAAAAGGTTTAAGACAATGTTGATGTTGGCTTAAGAAAGCCTATCCaacagttttaaaagttttaagatTTATGTAGTTTTAAGTTTGAATTTCATCCATGCGTATTActttctctcctttttttttttttttttttgaccttgcaatTCTTAATCAAATATCATAACTTGATCTTCCGGTGAAGTAAGTGAATTGTCCtgacatgacaaaaaaataaatacatttattttataaatgacaataataaaaaataataataatagttgtaAGCATAGGCTTTACTTTCCTTTTATGcaaaatttcttgtttttcatttgattgTGGGGTGTATTATGACCTGGGCATGTTATTGTcagaatccatttttttttctagggtgaAAACTATAATGTGATGTTGTTATTTTCTCTTTAGAGGGAAGACAGGTGTCTAAGAACAAGAAGAAACACTGAAACCTACTTCACCTTCAAGAATTGCACAAGCGTCCAATCCTACAAGCCCCGTTTTTGTGGGCTGTGCAGAGATGGCCGGTGCTGCACCCCTCACAGCACTAAGACAGCTCAGGTGGAGTTCCAGTGTCCTGAAGGCAAGATCATCAGGAAACCAATGATGTTTATTAATACCTGTGTTTGTCATCATCACTGCCCACGTGACAACAACATCAACCAGCTTTCTGCCAGCACCGGTTACAGTGGACTTCAGCTCTAATAAATACAATGAACTATGAATAAATATGTGAAGTTAATTTCATCATATTTATACCTTTTGGGGGATGAAAGTATATAAGATttgtacaattaaaaaaaaaaaaaaaaaaaactgctgtgtATGTTTTTATCCTGCAGAGGGTCTGGGGATGATGAAAAGGTGACCACTATGATCctaaatataaaaccaaatggCAATGTTAAAAAAACCTGCACacttaataattattatttgttaaaatggttcagaattaaaacaaaaagtatttggacattttctggTTGTCAAAGGGGAACATGTTTGTTAATAGTTAAAAGAGATagttcaaatgaaaattctgtcattcatgTCATTGCAAACCCACAAACCCACAAGACGTTCaagttcatctttgaaacacaaatgatctAACCCTTACAAAGTTACACAATTACTAAGCATTTTCCTGATTTGCAGTTCTTTATAGAGCTGGCCGTAAGCAAATAACCCTTACTGAATGCCATCTGACCACCTCGGTTCAACTGGTCTTGCTTCAACAGTTAAGAAACATTCCACCAATGTCACATGAATTCTTTTCTTGGAAGGTTTGTGTAAAGGTGACCTCTCCCAGGCCCTTGTGGCCTGAAGAATGCAGCGTGTATTGTGTGATATGTCAGTCACACAAATTCTGgaattctttttctttctttctttctttctttctttctttccatctAAGGTCTTCTTCAAGAGCTACATTCCAATAAGGTTctgattttaatgaaatatttctgaaaacaagaattgtctttatttttttgtattattttgtgtaGTTTATAGACTAATTTAactaaatcatttacataaattgTGCACATTATAAGGTTTCAAACATAATTTCCAGTTTTACGTCTAATAAGTATTTCCtaataaagctgttttttttttttaaataaatcttgatGTGAACATTTTTCATTCCAATGAAAAGGCATTAACTGAactgacccaaaaatgaaaaacatgcatgCAGATGAAAGTTtgaaaatttaaacaaataaaagactaaatcatttattttaaatttattttcatttttaatcaaatttttattttaatttaaacaaaagagATACATAGACAATCATACAGCAGTGAGTAAGAATCAGAACAAAACATATTATTCATGATGAGTCATTACTTTGGCCTACAATGATTCCGTAATTAACTTATCACAGTTAATTTGTGAAGTATTAATACTTACGTGTTCAATAAGAAATATCTGAACATGAGCCAATATACATTGAATGACAACATTTTacataaagatatttttcatttaattcatttacagataaaaaaaaaaaaaaaaactctgtcaACAATTCTCTTGTACTCTGCAAAAGCAAAAGAACAGTTAGATACAGTATTATTGATATTCTAAACTCTGTTGGAGTTAGTCAACACATGTCAGGACCCAGTCATTGTCGTAaccatactttagatctaatattgtcacatggaatcgatattgatgctgttgaaattctgcagcagagcaatgacatctcagatcattatctagtctcgtgtatactacatttagccaaggcAGCAAAACCGCCTCCCTgccacaaatatggtagaactgtcacttctaccactaaagattgctttatcaataatcttcctgatcagtttcatctccGTAGCATACCAGATAACTAAGAAGAACTCGATGTTACAACAGAAACTACTGACtttctcttttccagcacattagactcagttgctcctttgcgcttaaagaagattaaggaaattagtccaacaccgtggtacaatgagcacactcgggcccttaagagagcagccagaaaaatgaagtgcagctggaagaaaacaaaactagaggtttttcgcatttcttggaaagcatttttacatacagaaaggccttaaaaactgctagatctacttatttttcaaatctcttcgaagaaaacaaacacaaccctaggtatttatttgatacagtggctaaattaatgagaaataaagcttcaacttctgatgtttccaaacagcacagcagtaatgactttacgaacttctttacttgcaagattgataatattagagagaaaattataaccatgcaactgtctactacagtatctcgtcagacagtgcattgtagtgtccctgaggaaaaattccattcattcgCTGCTATAGGAGAAGAAGAATTGTCAAGAATTaaatgtatgttagaccctataccgactaagctattaaataagatgcttccagaggtcatagctcctcttcttttcattaattcatctttgtcaCTAGGATATGTACCgacattttactattattaaacttttattactattattaaacttgatcctagagaattagtcaattacaggccgatctcaaatctaccttttctgtcaaaaatactagaaaaggcagtatcatcgtaactatgttccttttttagaaagaaatggtatctgcaaggatttccagtcaggatttagaccgtaccatagtactgagactgctctcattagaattacaaatgatttgctcttatcatcagatcgtggttgtatctctctattagtgttactggatcttattgaccacaacattcttttgaatagactcaaaaattatgttggcattagtggaattgcattggcatggttcaaatcatacttatcggaccgttatcagtttgttgtagtaaacgaagagatgtcacaccgatcacaagttcagtgtGGAGTACTGCAAGGCTCAGTATTAGGAccattgcttttcactctgtacatgctacccttgggagatatcattaggaagcatctGTAACAGTCACTGGAGCAGGAGATATATTCTCAGAAGGAAACGCTTACCCGAGATTCACTGGAAAATGGTGTGGGTATGATTTCTGGTACCACATCCCGACCAGAGTTGATGTGAGACGTGTGTTGTTGTGCAACAACTGGTCAACATGTCTCCTCCATGTCAGATTGTCTTTTGTTTCAACGATGTATGAAACAGGGCCAGTTTGTGCAAGAACAGTTGCGGATATCGATTTTGCTCCTTTTCCATAATTACGAGCAAGGATGCTGTCACCTCCGTTGAAACTCCTTAACTTCGCTTTGCATTACCTCTCCAACTGCATTTGCTATTGTGACAATACAACCTGTTTGGCTCCTGTTGGTCTCAGAAGATCCAGTCTGCTGCGTAGTTGTTGTTTCAGCAATGCTGTAGCTGGGGAGACTTTCGTGACTGCATGAGGTGTGTTCCTATAAGACAATAGAAACCTGTTCAGTCTTTGGTTTAGGGAGCCCTTACCCTGAGATGTCTTTAAAGCCTTCTTCAGAGTCTGAATCGTTCTTCAGAGTCTTGGAATAGTTCCGCCAGGCCATTCGTGGATGGATGATAAGGCGCAGACCTGATGTGCTAAATTCCATTTACACTCAGAAAGGACAGGAACTCTTCAGAAACCAAATGGGGGCCattatcacttataaatgactGAACACAGATCTAAGTGCTTCGATGGTTTTCTCAGAGGATGTGCTGCTCATAACTGCTATCTCCGGCCATTTGCTGTGAGCATCGACAATCACCAGAAACATGTGGCTCTCCACTGGTCCTGCGATGTCGATATGTATTCTTTGCCATGGCTCCTCTGGAAAGGTTTCTTACATTCTGGCAATTTGGACAACCTTTTGCTTCCTCTTCGATCTCGGCATCTAAGCCAGGCCACCAGAAGTAGCTGCGTGCCATCTCTTTCATCCTCACCACTCCCGTGTGACCATCGTGAAGTTCTTTCAACAAGAGGCTCCTCAGAGGCGGGGTTATAATAACACGATAACCCCAAAGTAAGCAACCACACTGTACTGTCGAATCAGATAAGGTTTGAATTTGTCTGACATCTCTCCACTCCTGCCATGAGATATCCAGGCCAGAACTTCTGCCAAGACCGGGTCAGTTCTTATGAATCGTTTCGCTTGAGCCGCAGTGACAGGTGCACTTTGCACttctttgaaataaaagatgTCATCTTGAGCTCAGTCTGGTGGTATGTCTAGTAGAGGCAACCTAAACAGTCCATCTGCATTACAGTGCTGCTCAGATCTTCTGTATTTGATGTCATACTGATGCGCCAACAGCAACAGAGCCCAGCGCTGCATGTGATTTTCTGCCAGCGAGGGAATGCCGGTTTGGGGACCAAAGATAGTTGTCTGTGAGCAGGGCCCAAACAGGTACTGGTGAAATTTCTTGACACCGAATGCGATTGCTAAAGCTTCTCATTCAATTTTAGCGTAATTACTCTGCTGAGTTCAGAGTCCTTGACACAAAGGCGATTGGCCTTTCTTCACCGGATGGCATTACATGTGAAAGTACCACACTGACACCGTACGGTGAAGCATCACATGCCAACTGTATCAGTAGTGAAGGGTTGTAATGTGTGAGGAGATTGTGTTAATGTGCATTTCACATCCCTGAATGCCCTCTTACATTTGTCAGACCATTTCCATTGTTCAGACTTGTTCAGCAGTTGTAGGGGCAAAGCCTACTGGCAAGTTTTGGCAGTTTCCTGAAATGATCCTCATCATCTTTTCCTGTGATTAACAGATCATCGAGATAACACTGTACTCCATTCAGTCCACTCATTATCTGGTCCATGGCATGCTGGAACAATGCTGGAGCCAAAGTTATTCCGAAAGTTAGTCGCTGATATCTATAGACCCTTGTGTGTCATGATGGTCAGCAGCTTTTGGGAAACAGGATTGACCTGCATTTCGAGGTAAGCTTGACATAAGTCTTTCTTGCTGAATTTCTGGCCGCCTGCTAATCCAGCAAAGAGCTCTTCAATTAGCAGCAAGTGGTACTGTTCGGGGTTGACAGTAAACTTGAAATCGCCACAAATTCTGActgttccatctttttttaatacaggGACAATGGGCGTGGCCCACTCGCTAACACTTACTTTCTTCAGTACTCCTGTTTCCTCCAGGCAGTCTAGTTCGGCTTCCACCTTTGGCTTAATCGCATTAGGAACAGGGCGAGCTTTTAGGCACTTGGGTTTACAATCAGGTTTAATAgccagctttacagtgatatcTTATATGTTTCCCAGTTCGTTTTCGAACACCTCAGCATGCTTCCTCAGGATGTTTTGCAGACTGGTAGACTCTTTTGCTATTAAGTGCACTTCCTGctaatttagctttattttctCTAGACATGATTGGCCCATCAGAGCTGTGTGACTACTACCTTTCAACATATGTAGTGATAATTTTACCTTCTGTTTGTTCAGCTCCACCGTCACATCTACAACGCCCAAAAGAGGTACAAGCTCTCCTGTGTATGATTTCAGCATGAGctttctcttccctgtcacAGAGGTACAGCCACTTCTCTCAGTAAGTTGACTCCACCACAAGCGATACAGCTGCTCCGGTGTCTACTTGCATAGGGATGGCCTTTCCGTCCAGCAGTGGTGTCACCCAGTAGCCATCAGAATTTGAAGACACAGACATTACATGCAAGCAATTCATTTTCATCAGATTTATCCTCTATATTTCCCTGTATATTCCACTTGATTTATATGTTTCTTTTTAGATTTCCTGACATAACCTTTCTTTGGTTACACATATTTAGTTGGATTTACATTCTCATTTACAGTCAGTTTTTTGCTTTGGCATGCACGTTCAATATGCCCCCTTTTTTCCACAGAAAACCAATTCAAAActatataaacacaaaacaaggaGAAGATAGGGTACATCcatgtcaaaaacaaaaaagaaatctaTGTTTGTAACAATATAGAGGTAGAAGGAATGAACACACACCTGCTTCCTGACCaatctaaaacaaaataatct includes:
- the LOC127497968 gene encoding LOW QUALITY PROTEIN: CCN family member 3-like (The sequence of the model RefSeq protein was modified relative to this genomic sequence to represent the inferred CDS: inserted 1 base in 1 codon), whose protein sequence is MSKSMLKNTFAIICAQVAVCALVWAQCPSRCSCPAEYPPCAPGVSIILDDCACCVACARQQGELCSQANPCEXGLRCVYGGGAHKRTGVCVAHEGDACLLGGTFYQNGEVFFPSCKYQCICKDGQIGCVPRCKLDVMLPGPDCPFPRRIQVPGECCEKWVCDSHAEISVLGGFAMAAYRQEETVGIDQWDSSVNCIEQTTEWSACSKTCGMGMSTRVTNKNQHCEMIKQSRLCMIRPCESLNKQRTTTREDRCLRTRRNTETYFTFKNCTSVQSYKPRFCGLCRDGRCCTPHSTKTAQVEFQCPEGKIIRKPMMFINTCVCHHHCPRDNNINQLSASTGYSGLQL